One stretch of Niallia sp. XMNu-256 DNA includes these proteins:
- a CDS encoding zinc ribbon domain-containing protein YjdM: protein MNNLPNCPKCNSEYTYEDGILLICPECAHEWAVNEAEANGDDEKIVKDANGNVLNDGDTITVIKDLKVKGSSSVLKQGTKVKNIRLVVGDHDIDCKIDGFGAMKLKSEFVKKI, encoded by the coding sequence ATGAATAATTTGCCTAATTGTCCAAAATGTAATTCTGAATATACATATGAGGATGGGATTTTGTTAATTTGCCCGGAATGCGCGCATGAGTGGGCTGTAAATGAAGCAGAAGCAAATGGTGACGATGAGAAGATCGTCAAAGATGCCAATGGCAATGTGTTAAATGATGGGGATACCATTACAGTTATTAAAGATCTGAAAGTAAAGGGCAGTTCATCTGTCTTAAAACAAGGGACCAAAGTAAAAAATATTCGCTTAGTCGTCGGAGATCATGATATTGATTGTAAAATTGACGGATTTGGAGCAATGAAGCTAAAATCTGAATTTGTTAAAAAGATCTAA
- a CDS encoding alpha/beta fold hydrolase produces the protein MRENFQVIKGAEPFYFKGSEIGVLISHGFMGTPQSMRYLGENLARYGYTVSAIRLKGHGTHYRDLENCTHDDWFESLEHGYQELKKHCTNIIVIGQSMGGALTLKLAHKYRDLKGIILINPALQVPTYDSLKEAIEPRFISEGNPDIHMKNVHEITYDLAPLKSIHQLQKIMGTIPALLPSIQCPVLGIQSAKDHVVPPENTDYIIGHIGSDKKEKVILQNSYHVASMDYDKEQIVKVSHQFIQQQMNKRLMYAQ, from the coding sequence ATGAGAGAGAATTTCCAAGTGATAAAAGGAGCAGAACCTTTTTATTTTAAGGGAAGTGAAATCGGTGTTCTTATTTCGCATGGCTTTATGGGCACTCCGCAAAGCATGCGTTATTTAGGTGAAAATCTGGCTCGATATGGGTATACGGTTTCTGCAATTAGATTGAAAGGGCATGGTACCCACTACCGTGATTTAGAAAATTGCACTCATGATGACTGGTTTGAATCACTAGAACATGGATATCAAGAATTGAAAAAACACTGCACAAACATTATCGTGATCGGCCAATCCATGGGTGGGGCATTAACACTGAAGCTCGCACATAAATATCGTGACTTGAAAGGGATTATATTAATTAATCCAGCTTTACAAGTTCCAACATATGATTCATTAAAGGAAGCAATCGAACCAAGATTTATTTCGGAAGGAAATCCAGATATTCATATGAAAAATGTTCATGAAATCACATATGACCTTGCACCTTTAAAATCCATTCACCAACTCCAAAAGATTATGGGAACAATCCCTGCTTTATTGCCATCTATTCAATGCCCCGTTTTAGGGATTCAATCAGCCAAGGATCATGTTGTACCACCTGAAAATACCGATTATATAATTGGTCATATTGGGTCAGACAAAAAGGAAAAGGTTATTTTACAAAACTCTTATCATGTAGCATCCATGGATTATGACAAAGAACAAATTGTAAAAGTTAGTCATCAATTCATTCAGCAGCAAATGAACAAAAGGTTAATGTACGCTCAATAA
- a CDS encoding ThiF family adenylyltransferase gives MIKEQFIRNLGIMTEEEIQKLHRTTIAIAGCGCIGGFSAGLLARMGIGTFILADPDVFDVSNINRQCAATHHTVGQKKVDALKNHLLSINPYLEIICYANGVNEENAEAFVNEADYVIDAIDYFAFPEAVSLHRATRKKNLFVTTAVALGFGTSVLTFSPHGVKLEEYIGLPEDISIKDLKGQTFPPAGYSQSLPAYATEDKLTEWLSNGTIPTISVGQALGPGVLVSQLVLHVLGRKKPPIVPESYQMQFE, from the coding sequence ATGATTAAAGAACAATTTATTCGAAATCTAGGAATTATGACAGAAGAGGAAATACAGAAGCTCCACCGCACAACCATTGCGATTGCAGGATGTGGATGTATCGGCGGATTTTCAGCAGGCTTACTAGCTCGTATGGGGATTGGTACGTTTATTTTAGCGGATCCTGATGTGTTTGATGTTTCAAATATTAATCGTCAATGCGCCGCAACCCATCATACAGTAGGACAGAAAAAAGTAGACGCTTTAAAAAATCATTTACTTTCTATTAATCCATATCTTGAAATTATTTGTTATGCGAATGGAGTAAATGAGGAGAATGCAGAAGCTTTTGTAAATGAAGCCGATTACGTGATTGATGCAATTGATTATTTTGCTTTTCCTGAAGCTGTTTCTCTCCACCGAGCAACTCGTAAGAAAAACTTATTTGTCACTACTGCAGTAGCTCTTGGTTTTGGAACGTCTGTATTAACCTTTTCTCCACATGGAGTAAAGCTTGAAGAATACATTGGGCTGCCTGAAGATATTTCTATTAAAGATTTAAAAGGGCAAACATTCCCTCCTGCAGGCTATAGTCAATCCCTTCCCGCGTACGCAACTGAGGATAAATTAACCGAATGGCTTTCAAATGGTACAATCCCAACCATTAGTGTCGGACAAGCATTAGGGCCAGGTGTTCTAGTTTCTCAACTCGTTTTACACGTATTAGGACGAAAAAAACCTCCGATTGTTCCAGAATCTTATCAAATGCAATTTGAATAA
- a CDS encoding VOC family protein, whose translation MTKVIPFLMFQDGKAEEAMNYYTSLMEDSEINSIVRYGANEAGEEGTVMQATFTIKGQEFMCIDSNVKHEFSFTPSFSIYVACDTEEEINNLYHQLMDGGQALMPMGDYGFSKKFGWLNDRFGVSWQLNLPQ comes from the coding sequence ATGACAAAAGTTATTCCGTTTTTAATGTTTCAAGATGGGAAAGCAGAAGAAGCGATGAATTATTATACATCGTTAATGGAGGATTCAGAAATTAATAGCATCGTTCGATATGGGGCTAATGAAGCTGGGGAAGAAGGAACGGTGATGCAGGCAACCTTTACGATTAAAGGCCAGGAATTCATGTGTATCGATAGTAATGTCAAACATGAGTTTTCTTTTACGCCTTCGTTCTCAATCTATGTTGCTTGCGATACAGAAGAGGAAATAAATAATCTTTATCATCAATTGATGGATGGTGGCCAAGCCCTTATGCCAATGGGTGATTATGGTTTCAGTAAGAAGTTTGGTTGGCTAAATGATCGTTTTGGTGTGTCTTGGCAGCTTAATCTACCTCAGTAA
- a CDS encoding PH domain-containing protein encodes MADLNSIMTWTFTEETSVPSEILDILVEGEKPEIAYKTIRDVAVITNKRLIIADRQGLTGKKVEVYTIPFKSIIMYSSENGGMLDMNAELELWTKAGKLKLNVSKKVDIRKLDRIIGTYIL; translated from the coding sequence TTGGCAGATTTAAATTCAATCATGACATGGACCTTTACGGAAGAAACATCTGTTCCATCAGAAATTTTGGATATTTTGGTAGAGGGAGAGAAACCAGAGATTGCTTATAAAACGATCCGAGATGTTGCGGTGATAACAAATAAAAGATTGATCATTGCGGACCGTCAAGGATTAACAGGAAAAAAGGTAGAAGTGTATACGATTCCTTTTAAATCCATTATTATGTATTCGTCAGAAAACGGTGGAATGTTGGATATGAATGCTGAACTTGAATTATGGACAAAGGCGGGGAAACTTAAGCTAAACGTAAGTAAAAAAGTGGACATTAGAAAATTGGACAGAATTATTGGTACATATATATTATAA
- a CDS encoding biotin transporter BioY produces the protein MKLKKLIYVSMFATIMGVLGMMPPIFIGISPVPITLQSLGVMLAGSVLGARFGAKYAALSQILFLSLVIAGLPLLSGGRGGIGVLVGPSAGYLLGYVAGAFVIGWFAYRLKEGKFMRLLLINLFGGIFVVYLFGIPIQAFMMNISLVEGMLTSLVFLPGDITKVVVASILAVKLMNVAPFRKEVSA, from the coding sequence ATGAAGTTAAAAAAGCTAATCTATGTTTCTATGTTTGCGACCATTATGGGGGTCTTAGGAATGATGCCACCAATCTTTATTGGGATTTCACCCGTGCCGATCACGTTACAGTCCTTAGGAGTCATGTTAGCTGGAAGTGTACTTGGTGCTCGCTTTGGTGCGAAATATGCAGCTCTTAGCCAAATCTTGTTTTTATCATTAGTCATAGCAGGACTTCCGCTTTTATCCGGGGGACGAGGGGGAATCGGCGTACTTGTTGGGCCTTCTGCGGGTTACTTGCTAGGGTATGTGGCAGGGGCCTTTGTGATTGGCTGGTTTGCTTATCGATTAAAAGAAGGAAAGTTTATGAGACTCTTGCTGATTAATCTGTTTGGCGGAATCTTTGTTGTTTATTTGTTCGGGATTCCAATTCAAGCCTTTATGATGAATATTTCGCTTGTAGAAGGAATGTTGACAAGCCTAGTCTTTTTACCTGGAGATATCACGAAAGTCGTGGTTGCTTCCATTCTAGCCGTAAAACTCATGAATGTAGCTCCTTTTAGAAAAGAGGTAAGTGCTTAA
- a CDS encoding DUF2200 domain-containing protein: MTKHRIYTTSFASVYPHYITKAERKRRTKAEVDEIIRWLTGYSQEGLEALLEKQTDFEAFFAEAPQLNPSRALIKGVVCGVRVEDIEEPTMQEIRYLDKLIDELAKGKAMEKILRK; encoded by the coding sequence ATGACCAAACATCGAATATATACAACGAGCTTCGCAAGTGTTTATCCTCATTACATAACGAAAGCGGAGAGGAAGAGACGTACGAAAGCGGAGGTTGATGAAATTATCCGTTGGTTGACTGGATACAGTCAGGAAGGGTTAGAAGCGCTTTTGGAAAAACAGACAGACTTTGAGGCATTCTTTGCGGAGGCTCCCCAACTAAATCCTTCCCGGGCTTTGATCAAAGGTGTAGTTTGCGGTGTCAGAGTTGAAGACATCGAAGAACCCACGATGCAGGAAATTCGTTATTTGGATAAGCTGATTGATGAGCTAGCAAAGGGAAAAGCGATGGAAAAGATTTTACGGAAATAA
- a CDS encoding WGR domain-containing protein yields MTKLLSPRMKNLSSFSVKQVEQRVVLNYVRIQTNSNKFYIMEFQEGEGEFSYRIFIEYGRMGSPPRRHERYFQSRLETREAFDRILNSKRKKGYELILIEEEWENDCYIQISGFTPKNIIYPNDPSPTLPSHTTPFGKLSEIQIHRGLLILTEIEKSIQNERHDVIDLSNKFYSLIPVAFGSSIDRNYILDTMTKVQEKKEWLNQMINDSTIFK; encoded by the coding sequence ATGACAAAACTATTATCTCCTCGTATGAAAAATCTCTCTTCTTTTTCAGTGAAGCAAGTGGAACAAAGAGTCGTCCTAAATTATGTGAGGATCCAAACAAATTCTAATAAATTTTATATTATGGAATTCCAAGAAGGTGAAGGGGAGTTCTCTTATCGGATTTTTATTGAATACGGCAGGATGGGAAGCCCTCCAAGAAGACACGAAAGATATTTTCAATCTCGCTTGGAAACTAGGGAAGCATTTGATCGAATTCTCAATTCTAAACGGAAAAAAGGATATGAATTAATTTTAATAGAGGAAGAGTGGGAAAATGATTGCTACATACAAATAAGTGGATTTACCCCTAAAAATATCATTTACCCGAATGATCCATCTCCTACTTTACCCTCTCACACTACTCCCTTTGGGAAGCTTTCAGAAATTCAGATCCATAGAGGTCTTCTAATACTGACGGAAATAGAAAAAAGCATACAAAATGAACGGCATGATGTCATCGATTTATCGAATAAATTTTATTCACTCATACCAGTGGCATTTGGTAGTAGCATAGACAGAAACTATATTTTGGATACAATGACAAAGGTACAAGAGAAAAAGGAATGGTTAAACCAAATGATTAACGATTCTACAATTTTTAAATAA
- a CDS encoding HD-GYP domain-containing protein translates to MKHFVLLFTVFVIICLYLGSGYTESWSYFLLIPVISALYGNRYLSITYSLIGLFCLAVVSIYFPIDSFAVDNIDISNRFLLYIIVATLGYLLLNRLNQLHMEQVNTVIQSMERTIEQVVQSFIVAVEAKDPYTYGHSERVSQYAVAIAKKLPEYQEPQKLKHLRLSGLLHDIGKINIPEHILSKPMKLTDKEYEVIKTHTTFGTQMLEKVDGLGGLKSGVLLHHERWDGKGYPTRAKGEEIPLEARILAVADAFDAMTSTRAYRNEVSTEEAFRNIEIGFGTQFDPNLEIAFEAAKPDFIKIHSKSQDPLNEFEKITDLF, encoded by the coding sequence TTGAAACATTTTGTGCTTTTATTTACTGTCTTTGTCATAATCTGCCTGTACCTTGGATCTGGCTATACAGAGAGTTGGAGTTACTTCCTTCTTATTCCAGTGATTAGCGCTTTATATGGAAATCGTTATTTATCGATTACCTATTCGTTAATCGGTTTGTTTTGTCTGGCCGTAGTAAGTATTTATTTTCCTATAGATTCTTTTGCTGTAGATAACATAGACATTTCTAATCGATTTTTACTATACATCATTGTTGCGACATTAGGATATTTGTTATTAAATAGGCTGAATCAGCTTCATATGGAGCAAGTAAATACGGTAATCCAGTCTATGGAAAGAACCATTGAACAAGTCGTCCAAAGCTTTATTGTCGCTGTTGAGGCAAAGGATCCATACACATATGGTCACAGTGAAAGGGTAAGTCAATATGCGGTAGCCATTGCTAAGAAACTCCCTGAATATCAAGAACCACAAAAACTGAAACACTTAAGATTAAGTGGACTTCTTCATGATATAGGTAAAATTAATATTCCTGAGCATATATTATCAAAGCCTATGAAATTAACGGACAAAGAATATGAAGTGATTAAAACACATACAACGTTTGGTACACAGATGCTTGAAAAAGTTGATGGGTTAGGGGGATTGAAAAGCGGAGTCTTACTTCATCATGAAAGATGGGATGGGAAAGGATATCCGACAAGAGCCAAAGGAGAAGAAATTCCTTTAGAGGCTCGAATATTAGCGGTTGCGGATGCTTTTGATGCCATGACATCGACAAGAGCTTATCGAAATGAGGTGTCCACTGAAGAAGCGTTCCGTAATATTGAAATAGGGTTCGGAACACAGTTTGATCCCAACTTAGAAATAGCTTTTGAAGCAGCAAAACCAGATTTTATAAAAATCCATTCAAAATCACAAGATCCATTAAACGAATTCGAAAAAATAACCGATCTATTCTAA
- a CDS encoding AMP-binding protein: MRVTSPYQKYAKKFPNQPAVITDEKVVSYREWHEDVQRAAAALSTEEAVTKRVALFLPNGYLFLQLFAGACEAGWANIVGDIRWKEGEIAERLQQTTPDLIIADVKMKPIFQTYREKVLYSDEVENWLDKGREWTRGQDNAPFYIGFTSGSTGKPKAFVRSQKSWVESFPCNTVDIGIEPGDHALIPGSFISSTFLFGALGTLFYGGTIYVLKKFNPSQFMSHLQTFPISTIYVVPTMLQALIEAGHTYDGSVRILSTGAKWLPSTKQEMRKRFPNASFYEFYGSSELSYVTLLKNEEQHKFANSVGRAFHNVELSIRNQHGQEVEVGEEGILYVKSKMLFDGYINNEEETNKVLQGEWATVYDVAKRDEDGYFYILGRQNDMILYGGINIYPQEIEQVLKKCEGVEEAVVLGVKDEHWGEKVAACIKGNVSLDALKRYCLEHLTSYKVPRLWKKTEVFPYTTGGKISRQEVRKWFC; the protein is encoded by the coding sequence ATGCGTGTCACAAGCCCTTATCAAAAATATGCTAAGAAATTCCCTAATCAGCCTGCCGTTATAACCGACGAAAAAGTGGTCTCATACCGAGAATGGCACGAGGATGTCCAAAGAGCAGCGGCAGCTCTTTCAACAGAAGAGGCTGTGACGAAAAGAGTTGCTTTATTTTTACCTAATGGGTATCTCTTTTTACAACTGTTTGCCGGTGCATGTGAGGCGGGATGGGCCAATATTGTCGGGGATATACGCTGGAAAGAGGGGGAAATAGCGGAACGGCTCCAACAAACGACACCAGATCTCATTATTGCAGATGTGAAAATGAAACCTATTTTCCAAACATATCGGGAAAAAGTTCTGTATTCTGATGAAGTAGAAAACTGGCTTGATAAGGGGCGTGAATGGACAAGAGGGCAAGACAATGCCCCGTTTTATATCGGGTTTACCTCTGGGTCAACTGGAAAACCAAAGGCATTTGTTCGCTCCCAGAAATCATGGGTTGAAAGCTTCCCGTGCAATACTGTAGACATCGGGATTGAGCCAGGAGATCATGCTTTAATCCCCGGTTCCTTTATTAGTTCCACTTTTTTATTTGGAGCTTTGGGAACTCTTTTCTATGGAGGAACGATCTATGTGCTAAAAAAATTTAATCCATCACAATTCATGTCCCACTTACAAACTTTTCCCATTTCCACGATTTATGTTGTGCCAACCATGCTTCAGGCGTTAATCGAAGCAGGCCATACATACGATGGATCCGTCCGTATTCTCTCCACAGGGGCAAAGTGGCTGCCAAGTACGAAGCAAGAAATGAGGAAACGGTTTCCGAATGCCAGCTTTTATGAGTTTTATGGATCTTCTGAACTAAGCTATGTTACGTTGCTAAAAAATGAGGAACAACATAAATTTGCTAACTCAGTGGGACGTGCTTTTCATAATGTTGAATTAAGCATTCGTAACCAACATGGTCAGGAAGTAGAAGTCGGGGAAGAAGGAATTTTGTATGTGAAAAGTAAGATGCTTTTTGACGGCTACATCAATAATGAGGAAGAAACGAACAAAGTTCTTCAAGGAGAGTGGGCAACTGTTTATGACGTTGCCAAAAGAGATGAAGACGGATATTTCTATATTCTTGGCAGACAAAATGACATGATTTTGTATGGCGGAATTAATATTTACCCACAGGAAATTGAACAGGTGTTAAAAAAGTGTGAGGGTGTTGAGGAAGCGGTTGTGTTAGGAGTCAAGGATGAACACTGGGGTGAAAAAGTGGCTGCCTGTATTAAAGGGAATGTATCACTTGACGCTTTGAAACGTTATTGTTTAGAGCATCTCACCTCCTATAAAGTTCCAAGATTATGGAAGAAGACTGAAGTATTCCCTTATACAACAGGAGGAAAGATTTCCCGTCAAGAGGTAAGAAAATGGTTTTGTTAA
- a CDS encoding DUF4190 domain-containing protein: MLETKIILENIGMNGKAIGSLLLGIVSTFGIFLVGYGGILSIAGLLLGLFALTEIKKFKLKGRISAVIGVILNCIGIISLLY, encoded by the coding sequence TTGTTGGAAACTAAGATCATTTTAGAAAATATAGGTATGAATGGCAAAGCGATAGGTTCATTGCTTTTAGGCATTGTATCTACTTTTGGAATATTTCTAGTAGGTTATGGAGGAATTCTTAGTATAGCAGGTCTTCTACTTGGGTTATTCGCTTTAACAGAAATTAAAAAGTTTAAATTGAAAGGAAGAATATCAGCCGTTATTGGGGTAATTTTAAATTGTATAGGAATTATTAGTTTATTGTATTAG
- a CDS encoding peptidylprolyl isomerase codes for MLSRYKGFFSFIMIVVIFVLTGCGTQGESGQKGENALNESRKGSNYSSSVTEKPVVTITMENDEKIVIELDPSAAPNTVANFVSLVEKGFYDGLIFHRVIPDFMIQGGDPEGNGTGGAGYTIEGEFSENGIENHLNHERGVISMARSNDPNSASSQFFITVKEAPHLNGQYAAFGKVIEGMEVVDEIVSVERDRSDKPLKDQKMKSVTVDTKGFDYPDPEVGK; via the coding sequence ATGCTTTCACGTTATAAAGGATTTTTCAGCTTTATCATGATTGTTGTAATCTTTGTTTTAACAGGTTGTGGCACACAAGGAGAAAGTGGACAGAAAGGAGAGAATGCTTTAAATGAATCTCGGAAAGGGTCCAATTATTCATCTTCTGTTACAGAAAAACCAGTTGTGACTATTACAATGGAGAATGATGAGAAGATCGTGATTGAATTAGATCCTTCTGCAGCTCCTAATACGGTAGCTAATTTTGTATCCTTAGTGGAAAAAGGTTTTTATGATGGGCTGATTTTCCACCGGGTGATTCCTGATTTCATGATTCAAGGAGGAGATCCTGAAGGAAATGGGACAGGCGGAGCGGGATATACCATTGAAGGCGAATTCTCCGAAAACGGAATTGAAAATCATTTGAACCACGAACGAGGAGTCATTTCTATGGCACGTTCTAATGATCCAAACTCAGCAAGTTCTCAATTTTTCATCACGGTCAAAGAGGCCCCGCATCTTAACGGACAGTATGCTGCTTTCGGTAAAGTAATAGAGGGAATGGAAGTCGTGGATGAGATTGTTTCTGTTGAACGTGATCGTAGCGATAAACCATTGAAAGATCAGAAGATGAAATCAGTCACAGTGGATACGAAGGGGTTTGATTATCCTGATCCAGAGGTTGGGAAATAG
- a CDS encoding DMT family transporter: MEKLSKPKAMLGIAFVVMTWGMVWPIYKIALNYTPPFLFAGMRTLLGGLLLSLVLLPKWKEIRWKKTWPIYVVAAFFNIMIFNGVQTYGLQFLPSGLFSVIVYLQPVLVVLLAWFWLKESVTLVKIVGMIIGFLGVVAVSFDGLSGYVSFYGILLAFITGLGWAIGTVYVKKTSVLVNGLWLVAIQNVIGGTILSVIGLSVENLTDIQWNVPYVSILLFGAVLGVTGATAVYNKLMRSGESSKVSSFTFLVPLFAVILGTLILNEPFTLSLFVGLVLILLSIYLINRKDTSKVKKMKELELLEQELV; the protein is encoded by the coding sequence TTGGAGAAACTATCTAAACCTAAAGCAATGTTGGGAATTGCTTTTGTTGTGATGACCTGGGGAATGGTGTGGCCGATTTATAAAATTGCGTTGAATTATACGCCTCCTTTTCTTTTTGCTGGTATGCGAACATTGCTTGGAGGATTGTTGTTAAGTCTTGTTCTTCTACCAAAATGGAAGGAAATCCGATGGAAAAAAACATGGCCGATTTATGTGGTTGCTGCCTTTTTTAATATTATGATTTTTAATGGGGTTCAAACATATGGGTTGCAATTTTTGCCTTCAGGATTATTTTCCGTCATTGTTTATCTACAACCTGTATTAGTCGTATTACTGGCATGGTTTTGGTTAAAAGAGTCTGTAACACTTGTGAAAATCGTAGGCATGATTATTGGTTTTCTAGGGGTTGTTGCCGTAAGTTTTGATGGACTATCTGGCTACGTTTCCTTTTATGGGATTTTATTAGCTTTCATTACGGGCTTAGGATGGGCCATTGGAACGGTATATGTGAAAAAGACAAGTGTTTTAGTCAATGGATTATGGCTTGTCGCAATCCAAAACGTCATTGGCGGAACCATTTTAAGTGTGATTGGTCTGAGTGTGGAAAATTTAACAGATATTCAGTGGAATGTACCATATGTATCCATCCTTTTATTTGGGGCTGTGTTAGGGGTGACAGGGGCAACTGCGGTTTACAATAAACTCATGCGTTCTGGTGAATCAAGTAAAGTAAGTTCTTTTACTTTTCTAGTACCGCTTTTTGCTGTCATACTAGGAACCCTAATCTTAAACGAACCTTTTACTCTATCGCTTTTCGTTGGATTGGTTCTAATTTTATTAAGTATTTATTTGATTAACCGTAAAGACACTTCCAAAGTGAAGAAAATGAAAGAGTTGGAACTCCTAGAACAGGAATTAGTTTAA
- a CDS encoding MFS transporter, translated as MIQKKKNNVPLIFSIMLGYALTYMDKNMIATAIIPIEAELGLNPSQSGLLMSMFFIGYTVMQFPSGWLSDKIGPKKVLVMSIGTILIATFFFGFVQTLGLLMIVRLIAGLGHAGVPTSSTKVVANNIEPKQKMFVQSLILSTSGIGGILSFTLGSTLINMNWRYAYFGLAILYAVSILMIFIFFPKQEKAPRGKKENKIPISDVFKDKNVFILFAALLFLNIVLYGYLSWLPSFYGANFGFGIKEISMILGVNAILMSVGALSSSFIVDKVFKGNNKLFALISVIICALAFIAFALASNLVVVIIMMFIFTLTSNATFVTLFSWPHKLIRQEIIGSSIAIINIGSTFGGFLSPIITGYLITAFGGNYNVAFIAMGISAVICGFIILLVRTKQVNTGEVKGT; from the coding sequence ATGATTCAAAAGAAGAAAAATAATGTCCCGTTAATCTTCTCGATTATGCTTGGGTATGCATTAACCTATATGGATAAAAATATGATTGCCACTGCCATTATTCCGATCGAAGCGGAATTAGGCTTAAACCCTAGCCAATCAGGATTATTAATGAGTATGTTTTTCATCGGGTATACCGTAATGCAATTTCCAAGTGGTTGGCTCTCTGATAAAATTGGCCCTAAAAAAGTATTAGTAATGTCGATTGGTACGATTCTGATCGCAACCTTTTTCTTTGGTTTTGTTCAGACATTAGGATTACTAATGATCGTTCGATTAATTGCAGGACTTGGTCATGCGGGGGTTCCTACAAGCTCAACAAAGGTTGTAGCCAATAACATTGAACCTAAACAAAAAATGTTTGTCCAATCATTAATCTTATCCACTTCAGGTATTGGCGGAATCCTTTCCTTCACATTAGGTTCTACGCTAATTAATATGAATTGGCGATATGCTTACTTTGGACTAGCCATATTATATGCAGTTTCTATCCTTATGATCTTTATCTTCTTTCCAAAACAGGAAAAGGCTCCACGAGGAAAAAAGGAGAACAAGATTCCAATCAGTGATGTGTTTAAAGACAAAAATGTGTTTATCTTATTTGCCGCACTCCTTTTTCTAAATATCGTTCTGTACGGTTACCTTTCCTGGTTGCCATCATTTTATGGAGCTAATTTCGGGTTTGGTATAAAAGAAATTAGCATGATTTTAGGTGTCAATGCCATTTTAATGAGTGTTGGTGCATTAAGTTCTAGTTTTATAGTGGATAAAGTTTTTAAGGGAAATAATAAGCTGTTTGCTTTAATAAGTGTAATCATATGTGCACTTGCATTTATCGCTTTTGCTCTAGCTAGTAACTTAGTGGTTGTGATTATTATGATGTTTATATTCACACTTACATCGAATGCGACATTCGTTACTTTGTTTAGTTGGCCACATAAATTAATTCGTCAAGAGATAATCGGCTCGTCGATCGCTATTATTAATATAGGTTCGACGTTTGGAGGTTTCCTCTCTCCTATTATTACTGGCTATTTAATTACCGCGTTTGGTGGTAACTATAATGTTGCTTTTATTGCAATGGGAATAAGTGCCGTGATTTGTGGATTCATTATTTTACTAGTAAGAACAAAGCAAGTAAATACCGGGGAAGTTAAAGGAACCTAA